The following proteins come from a genomic window of Terribacillus aidingensis:
- a CDS encoding sugar phosphate isomerase/epimerase family protein codes for MTKADLQLLSLNQITTENWSLTEAIQGCARHDIHWISIWRHKLEEIGVKEAKKLLTEYGLQVSSLCRGGMFPAATERERQQRIDDNKRAIEDAKALGTDVLVLVCGPASDKDIAKARHWVEAGIEAILPYAEDLGVKLGIEPLHPMYAADRSVINTLGQANTLAEKLQSEHLGVVVDAFHVWWDPELRHQIDRAKGKILGFHVSDWKVPMKDMFKGRAMMGEGVINLREMRSMVEEAGYQGPIEVEIINQEIWDQPGDEVLHQMKRCYQEHV; via the coding sequence ATGACAAAAGCGGATCTGCAGCTTCTCAGTCTCAATCAGATTACGACAGAAAACTGGTCGCTGACCGAAGCAATCCAAGGCTGCGCCCGTCATGATATTCATTGGATATCCATATGGAGGCATAAGCTGGAAGAAATCGGTGTAAAAGAAGCGAAAAAATTGTTAACGGAATACGGCCTTCAAGTCTCAAGTCTTTGCCGTGGCGGCATGTTTCCGGCAGCTACAGAGCGGGAGAGGCAGCAGCGAATAGATGATAACAAACGGGCAATAGAAGATGCGAAGGCATTGGGGACAGATGTGCTGGTGCTTGTATGTGGTCCGGCTTCGGATAAAGATATCGCCAAGGCTCGTCATTGGGTGGAGGCAGGGATAGAAGCAATCCTTCCATATGCGGAGGATCTAGGTGTAAAGCTTGGCATTGAGCCGCTTCATCCGATGTATGCAGCAGATCGTTCTGTCATCAATACATTGGGGCAGGCCAACACTCTGGCAGAGAAGCTGCAATCCGAGCATCTTGGAGTTGTGGTAGATGCCTTCCACGTATGGTGGGATCCAGAGCTGCGTCACCAGATTGATCGGGCTAAGGGTAAGATACTCGGCTTCCATGTATCAGATTGGAAGGTGCCGATGAAGGATATGTTCAAAGGGCGAGCCATGATGGGCGAAGGCGTCATCAATTTACGCGAGATGCGCAGCATGGTGGAGGAAGCAGGCTATCAGGGCCCGATCGAAGTAGAGATCATCAATCAGGAGATTTGGGATCAGCCAGGCGATGAGGTGCTTCATCAAATGAAGCGCTGCTACCAGGAACATGTATAA
- a CDS encoding dihydrodipicolinate synthase family protein: protein MTTILLPTQGRSLEAYTLVHSASTYPIEGAFRTRTAYSAAHVVADAQSEAHPILGGAIDWEATLNYRKALWKLGFGVAEAMDTAQRGMGLTYEMAKELISISAEEAKKENVLLASGAGTDHLPADSSFTTSEIKQAYEEQCAFVEGTGSRIILMASRALAASARSAADYKDVYGHVLSGVKKPVILHWLGPMFDPKLTGYWGSETISRAMDDCLELIHQYEGKIDGIKISLLDKDKEIEMRAKLPASVRMYTGDDFNYPELIQGDGEQYSHALLGIFDAIAPAASEALRALDAEDLDRYRKIFDKTVPLSRHIFETPTYAYKTGVVFLAYLNGYQSHFRMIGGAEGARSVLHLSELFRLADQAGVLVDPALAAERMQLVLKLAGIEQKVMS from the coding sequence ATGACAACGATACTTTTACCAACGCAAGGTCGTTCATTGGAGGCGTACACACTAGTCCATTCAGCTTCAACCTATCCGATAGAAGGAGCTTTCCGGACAAGGACAGCCTATTCTGCTGCTCACGTTGTTGCGGATGCACAATCTGAAGCACATCCTATCTTAGGAGGGGCAATTGATTGGGAGGCAACATTGAATTATCGGAAAGCATTGTGGAAGCTTGGTTTCGGTGTGGCAGAGGCAATGGATACGGCACAGCGAGGCATGGGACTCACATATGAGATGGCAAAGGAACTGATTTCTATAAGTGCAGAGGAAGCGAAAAAAGAGAATGTGTTGCTCGCTTCTGGTGCAGGGACGGATCATTTGCCGGCTGACAGTTCGTTTACGACGTCAGAGATTAAGCAGGCTTACGAAGAGCAGTGCGCATTCGTCGAAGGTACCGGAAGCCGGATCATCCTGATGGCAAGCCGTGCGCTGGCTGCTAGTGCACGATCGGCAGCGGATTACAAGGATGTGTACGGGCATGTGCTTAGCGGAGTAAAAAAGCCGGTTATCCTCCATTGGCTCGGGCCAATGTTTGACCCAAAATTGACTGGCTACTGGGGATCGGAAACGATCAGCCGTGCGATGGACGACTGTCTGGAACTGATCCATCAGTATGAAGGGAAGATCGACGGTATTAAGATTTCTCTACTCGATAAGGACAAGGAAATCGAAATGAGAGCGAAGCTTCCTGCTTCGGTTCGGATGTATACAGGAGATGATTTTAATTACCCAGAGCTGATCCAAGGTGATGGAGAGCAGTACAGCCATGCGTTGCTCGGTATCTTTGATGCAATTGCACCAGCTGCTTCCGAGGCGCTGCGAGCACTTGATGCAGAAGATCTTGACCGATACCGGAAAATCTTCGATAAGACAGTGCCGCTTTCCAGGCACATCTTTGAGACACCAACGTACGCCTACAAAACAGGCGTTGTTTTCCTGGCATATTTGAATGGGTATCAATCACATTTCCGGATGATCGGCGGTGCAGAAGGAGCTCGGTCGGTTCTTCATTTGAGTGAGCTATTCAGACTGGCTGATCAAGCGGGAGTCCTCGTGGACCCGGCACTTGCAGCAGAACGGATGCAGCTCGTACTGAAGCTGGCTGGTATCGAACAGAAGGTAATGTCATGA